From a region of the Halolamina sp. CBA1230 genome:
- a CDS encoding PLP-dependent cysteine synthase family protein: MGEENPFDDIADGGGCMITAKAMQQHRDKRRQKHSMLPYNIEDPILSLIGGTSLIEYPEPLAGDLRVKLEKENPTGSMKDRIAVGMILEMQRSGKLSEDDLVVEASSGNTAGGVALAANRLGYESVITTPETTSGQKMGYVESLGADLVTCPDVDSDHEDHYRNRARAIADERGGIFLNQYQNQLNPQVHEKWTGPELWDQTDELTHVVCPMGTGGTLSGIGKHIKEQDPSVEIVGVDAEKSNISSAFYGDEPVEYSTRIEGLGKSGETPTMWFDYIDRVESVDDETAVSFARTAATEHGLLIGTSSSAALKVARDIAEDDEDAHVVLIACDGGEQYFDIFTN; encoded by the coding sequence ATGGGGGAGGAGAATCCGTTCGACGATATTGCCGACGGCGGAGGCTGCATGATCACGGCGAAGGCGATGCAACAACACCGCGATAAGAGACGACAGAAACACAGTATGCTACCGTACAACATCGAAGACCCTATCCTCTCCCTCATTGGGGGCACGTCACTGATCGAGTATCCGGAACCGCTCGCCGGCGACCTCAGAGTCAAACTCGAAAAAGAGAACCCCACCGGATCAATGAAAGACCGGATTGCTGTCGGCATGATTCTGGAGATGCAACGATCCGGGAAGCTATCCGAGGACGACCTCGTCGTCGAGGCGTCGTCCGGTAACACCGCCGGGGGAGTTGCTCTCGCTGCCAACAGGCTCGGATACGAGAGCGTGATCACCACTCCCGAGACGACGAGCGGGCAAAAGATGGGATACGTCGAGTCCCTTGGTGCCGACCTCGTCACCTGCCCCGACGTTGACTCCGATCACGAGGACCACTATCGGAACCGCGCCCGAGCTATTGCCGACGAGCGTGGTGGCATCTTCCTGAACCAGTACCAGAACCAACTGAACCCGCAGGTGCACGAGAAGTGGACCGGCCCGGAGCTCTGGGACCAGACCGACGAACTGACTCACGTCGTCTGTCCGATGGGGACCGGTGGAACACTGTCGGGGATCGGGAAACACATCAAGGAGCAGGACCCGTCCGTCGAAATCGTCGGCGTCGACGCCGAGAAATCGAACATTAGTTCTGCCTTCTACGGCGACGAGCCGGTCGAGTACAGCACTCGAATCGAGGGACTTGGAAAGAGCGGTGAGACACCGACGATGTGGTTCGACTACATCGATCGCGTCGAGTCTGTGGACGACGAAACTGCAGTCTCGTTCGCTCGAACTGCCGCGACCGAACACGGTCTCCTGATCGGCACGTCCAGCAGCGCCGCGCTGAAAGTCGCTCGTGACATCGCCGAGGACGACGAGGACGCTCATGTCGTGCTGATCGCCTGTGACGGCGGCGAGCAGTATTTCGATATCTTCACGAATTAG
- the aglF gene encoding UTP--glucose-1-phosphate uridylyltransferase AglF, translated as MQAVVLAAGEGTRLRPLTEDKPKGMVEVAGKPILTHCFEQLVELGAEKLVVIVGYKKQNIISHFGDEFEGVPITYAHQREQKGLAHALLKAEEHVDEDFMLMLGDNIFQANLEDVVSRQQEDRADAAFLVEEVPYEEASRYGVCDTNDYGEIQEVVEKPDDPPSNLVMTGFYTFSPAIFHACKLVQPSDRDEYELSDAIDLLIKSGRTIDAIPMEGWRIDVGYPEDRDEAEERLQAEA; from the coding sequence ATGCAGGCTGTGGTTCTCGCGGCTGGTGAGGGGACGCGCCTCCGCCCGCTGACCGAGGATAAACCCAAAGGGATGGTCGAAGTCGCCGGCAAGCCGATCCTCACGCACTGCTTCGAGCAGCTGGTGGAGCTCGGCGCCGAGAAGCTCGTGGTCATCGTCGGCTACAAGAAACAGAACATCATCAGCCACTTCGGCGACGAGTTCGAGGGGGTGCCGATCACGTACGCTCACCAGCGTGAGCAGAAGGGGCTGGCACACGCGCTCCTAAAGGCGGAGGAGCACGTCGACGAGGACTTCATGCTGATGCTCGGCGACAACATCTTCCAGGCGAACCTGGAGGACGTGGTCAGTCGGCAGCAGGAAGATCGGGCTGATGCCGCGTTCTTGGTCGAAGAAGTCCCGTACGAGGAGGCGAGTCGCTACGGCGTCTGTGACACGAACGACTACGGCGAGATTCAGGAGGTTGTAGAGAAGCCCGACGATCCGCCGAGCAATTTGGTGATGACTGGGTTCTACACGTTCTCACCGGCGATCTTCCACGCGTGTAAGCTGGTCCAACCGTCGGATCGTGACGAGTACGAACTGTCGGACGCGATCGACCTGCTGATCAAGAGTGGGCGAACCATCGACGCGATCCCGATGGAAGGGTGGCGGATCGACGTTGGATATCCGGAGGATCGGGACGAGGCGGAGGAGCGATTGCAGGCTGAGGCGTAG
- a CDS encoding transcriptional regulator, which yields MTTDTLKITYGQRDELREAGRGRLERALDGETGDAVEQDDRFVLDFESYADVARLMRTSNLELLEAIVEEAPASISEAARAVDRDYKEVHRNLEELEDLGVVEFEQDGASKKPVLRGGATSIDFSLQFPGDVSGDRTGASA from the coding sequence ATGACCACCGACACGCTAAAAATCACGTACGGACAGCGCGACGAACTCCGCGAGGCGGGCCGTGGGCGGCTCGAGCGAGCGCTCGATGGCGAGACCGGCGACGCAGTCGAGCAGGACGACCGGTTCGTGCTGGACTTCGAGAGCTACGCCGACGTCGCTCGGCTGATGCGGACCTCGAACCTCGAGCTACTGGAGGCAATTGTCGAGGAGGCCCCGGCGAGCATCAGCGAGGCTGCACGAGCCGTCGACCGGGACTACAAAGAAGTTCACCGGAACCTGGAGGAGCTGGAAGATCTCGGCGTCGTCGAGTTCGAACAGGACGGCGCGAGCAAGAAGCCGGTCCTCCGTGGGGGAGCGACGAGCATCGACTTCTCGTTGCAGTTCCCCGGAGACGTGAGTGGGGACCGGACTGGCGCGTCTGCGTAG
- a CDS encoding transcriptional regulator produces MSQNTLVVTVGTLEETMDRTEDAMAAALEGNLPDETPPSRVTFEDPDELMRVFSPRAIELLRAIAREEPASMREAARLVDRDIKDVSRNLNQLEQFGVVEFEQEGRSKRPVVPFDDIEVHLSLRDDPESGDRSETPA; encoded by the coding sequence ATGTCACAGAACACACTCGTCGTGACAGTCGGCACACTGGAGGAGACCATGGATCGAACGGAGGATGCGATGGCTGCTGCCCTCGAAGGTAACCTTCCGGACGAAACGCCGCCGAGTCGGGTCACGTTTGAGGATCCGGACGAACTCATGCGCGTGTTCAGCCCGCGCGCTATCGAGCTCCTCCGCGCAATCGCTCGGGAGGAGCCCGCGAGCATGCGAGAGGCGGCGCGGCTGGTGGACCGGGACATCAAAGACGTTTCCCGGAACCTGAATCAGCTGGAACAGTTCGGCGTCGTCGAGTTCGAACAGGAGGGCCGCTCGAAGCGACCAGTGGTCCCGTTCGACGACATCGAGGTCCACCTGTCACTTCGAGACGATCCGGAGTCAGGTGACCGATCCGAAACACCCGCGTAG
- a CDS encoding DUF6516 family protein → MAPADDVMEIVDESFKPEGNTIVRIRILAVPDSEKFPDGVKYRLHYGTVGGDTIVRYDNSHGVHERHTADGLDDGYDFPGYIEVQARFRWEIGVLGP, encoded by the coding sequence ATGGCACCTGCCGACGATGTCATGGAGATCGTCGACGAGAGTTTCAAGCCGGAGGGGAACACGATCGTCCGAATCCGAATCCTCGCGGTTCCGGACTCGGAGAAGTTCCCCGATGGTGTGAAATACCGGCTTCACTATGGCACAGTCGGCGGCGACACGATCGTCCGATACGATAACTCCCACGGCGTCCACGAACGGCACACGGCAGACGGACTGGATGATGGATACGACTTCCCAGGGTACATCGAGGTACAAGCCCGCTTTCGCTGGGAGATCGGCGTACTCGGGCCATAG
- a CDS encoding asparagine synthetase B family protein has protein sequence MKSKIELSDEIWSERENVFVRGHAFHEDEYMEAAEISELVRETEGVSGLASLLKDFNGFYSIVVDRDEQTLIASDRMRTGPVFYASTENDFLITDDCGWILERTTENHRSDLSEIEYERSRIVTGPNTLYQEIDQLQSGEIVVLDKTENEIERRRHHVHTTSNEEYDPEELGEEFIDVLDNVFDRVIRAAQGRQIVVPLSGGYDSRLIALMLKRSGYENVMTYSDKSSGSKNAEVAKKVAENLDLPWSTVDITHSDWRSFYNSERWGEYFDKAGYLGSLPIPTHIFTLEKLIEEGEITRDAIVLPGHSALDTMKATPERLEGKSDIDLGELTSLIVDQHFKYNTHIQIPQRRLANRVAGSIGMDTPDEPESAVEAFERWRLKERRTKLIVNGNRPFDFVGLDCWIPLEDEELYQFWRNVPMEQKRHRSFYEQYITDIYTRTAGINPEEADEIADTTLKTKIADVIREYPIWPLVKNGYEHWEESRLRREISKRFEVHERYRSDPRLGILTEKQFKNLYNGQNYQFYPLLARMTTGNISTGE, from the coding sequence ATGAAATCTAAAATCGAGTTGTCCGATGAGATCTGGTCCGAGCGCGAGAACGTGTTCGTTCGCGGTCACGCTTTCCACGAGGACGAATACATGGAAGCTGCCGAAATCAGTGAGTTGGTCCGGGAAACTGAGGGAGTGAGCGGACTGGCTTCCCTCCTCAAGGATTTCAACGGCTTCTACTCTATCGTCGTGGACCGAGACGAGCAAACCCTCATCGCCTCGGATCGGATGCGCACTGGGCCGGTGTTCTACGCCTCGACGGAGAACGATTTTCTGATCACCGATGACTGCGGCTGGATACTCGAGCGAACGACAGAGAATCACCGATCCGACCTCTCTGAGATTGAATACGAAAGAAGTCGTATTGTAACGGGCCCGAATACGCTGTATCAGGAGATCGACCAACTCCAATCCGGAGAGATAGTCGTCCTCGACAAGACAGAGAACGAAATCGAACGTCGTCGACACCACGTCCACACCACCTCAAACGAGGAGTACGATCCCGAGGAACTCGGAGAGGAGTTCATCGACGTGCTCGACAACGTATTCGACCGAGTGATTCGTGCCGCTCAGGGGAGACAGATCGTTGTCCCACTCAGTGGCGGCTACGACTCACGCTTGATCGCGCTGATGCTGAAACGATCGGGCTACGAGAACGTCATGACGTACTCGGATAAGTCGAGTGGGTCGAAAAACGCCGAAGTCGCTAAGAAGGTAGCTGAGAACTTGGATCTACCATGGTCAACCGTAGATATCACCCACTCTGACTGGCGGTCGTTCTACAATTCAGAGAGATGGGGTGAATACTTCGACAAGGCTGGGTACCTCGGCAGCTTGCCGATCCCTACTCATATATTCACTCTAGAGAAACTCATCGAAGAAGGCGAAATTACCCGAGACGCCATAGTTCTCCCTGGTCATTCCGCTCTGGATACTATGAAGGCGACTCCAGAGAGATTGGAGGGAAAGAGCGACATTGACCTCGGGGAACTGACTTCTCTGATCGTCGATCAGCACTTCAAGTACAACACCCACATACAGATACCACAACGAAGACTGGCTAATCGAGTCGCCGGATCGATCGGAATGGACACACCCGATGAACCCGAATCGGCTGTAGAAGCGTTCGAACGGTGGCGTTTGAAGGAGCGCAGGACGAAACTGATCGTGAACGGGAATCGCCCGTTTGATTTTGTCGGTTTGGACTGCTGGATACCCCTGGAGGACGAGGAGCTGTATCAATTTTGGCGAAACGTGCCGATGGAACAGAAGAGACACAGATCGTTCTACGAACAGTACATTACTGATATATATACACGAACGGCTGGCATAAATCCGGAAGAGGCGGACGAGATCGCAGACACTACTCTGAAGACGAAGATAGCGGATGTGATCCGCGAATACCCAATTTGGCCACTGGTCAAGAATGGCTACGAACACTGGGAAGAGAGTCGTCTACGACGTGAAATATCCAAACGTTTTGAGGTGCATGAGAGGTACCGAAGTGACCCCCGGTTAGGAATACTGACCGAAAAACAGTTCAAAAATCTATACAACGGTCAGAACTACCAATTCTATCCTCTACTGGCCCGGATGACAACCGGGAATATATCAACAGGGGAATAG
- the aglM gene encoding UDP-glucose 6-dehydrogenase AglM yields the protein MHLSIVGSGYVGSTIAACFADLGHDVVNIDIDQSIVDTINAGEAPIHEDGLPELVDAHAGENSTNRLRATTDYDAVLDTDVTFLCLPTPQAEDGSIDLSIMAAGAEQLGETLAAKDDRHTVVVKSTVVPGTTEEEIAPLLQTPSERADSGTVGVGMNPEFQREGTAVHDFRHPDKLVLGADDEHTREEMHAVFAPLLEEHDAPVVETDTRTAEMAKYANNAFLASKVSLINDLGNICKRFDIDAYEIADAIGLDDRIGDQFLRSGLGWGGSCFPKDTRAIIHAAEEAGYEPPMLNAAIEVNDGQPERLLELLDDHIDVDGERVAVLGLAFKPGTDDIRNARSIPVIEGLQERNATIVAYDPVAADEMRERFPEIEYADSAADALTDASAALIVTEWDEFAALDEEFEAMARKLVVDGRRVDLPIEERDLEYEGLCW from the coding sequence ATGCACCTCTCCATCGTCGGCAGCGGCTACGTCGGCTCCACGATCGCCGCCTGTTTCGCCGACCTCGGCCACGACGTCGTCAACATCGACATCGACCAGTCGATCGTCGACACGATCAACGCGGGCGAAGCCCCGATCCACGAGGACGGGCTCCCCGAGCTCGTCGACGCCCACGCGGGCGAGAACTCAACCAACCGCCTCCGGGCCACCACCGACTACGACGCCGTCCTCGACACCGACGTGACGTTTCTCTGTCTCCCGACGCCGCAGGCCGAGGACGGGAGTATCGACCTCTCGATCATGGCCGCCGGCGCGGAGCAGCTGGGCGAGACCCTCGCCGCGAAGGACGACCGCCACACCGTCGTCGTGAAGAGCACCGTCGTCCCCGGCACCACCGAGGAGGAGATCGCGCCACTCCTCCAGACACCCTCCGAGCGAGCCGACAGTGGCACCGTCGGCGTCGGCATGAACCCCGAGTTCCAGCGGGAAGGAACCGCCGTTCACGACTTCCGCCACCCGGACAAGCTCGTCCTCGGCGCCGACGACGAGCACACGCGCGAGGAGATGCACGCGGTGTTCGCCCCGCTGCTCGAGGAACACGACGCGCCGGTCGTCGAGACCGACACCCGGACTGCGGAGATGGCGAAGTACGCGAACAACGCCTTCCTCGCCTCGAAGGTCTCGCTGATCAACGATCTCGGGAACATCTGCAAGCGGTTCGACATCGACGCCTACGAGATCGCCGACGCGATCGGCCTCGACGACCGGATCGGCGACCAGTTCCTGCGGAGCGGCCTCGGGTGGGGCGGTAGCTGCTTCCCGAAGGACACCCGCGCGATCATCCACGCCGCCGAGGAGGCGGGGTACGAGCCGCCGATGCTGAACGCCGCGATCGAGGTGAACGACGGCCAGCCCGAACGACTGCTCGAACTCCTCGACGACCACATCGACGTCGACGGAGAACGCGTTGCCGTCCTGGGGCTCGCGTTCAAACCCGGCACCGACGACATCCGGAACGCGCGCTCCATCCCAGTGATCGAGGGTCTCCAGGAACGGAACGCGACGATCGTGGCCTACGACCCCGTCGCCGCCGACGAGATGCGCGAGCGCTTCCCGGAGATCGAGTACGCCGACTCGGCCGCCGACGCACTCACGGACGCGAGCGCGGCGCTGATCGTGACCGAGTGGGACGAGTTCGCCGCGCTGGACGAGGAGTTCGAGGCGATGGCGCGCAAACTGGTCGTCGACGGCCGCCGTGTCGACCTCCCGATCGAGGAGCGCGACCTCGAGTACGAAGGGCTCTGTTGGTAA
- a CDS encoding ribbon-helix-helix domain-containing protein — MTEYTTVSIPTELADRVDETIEGTSFSSTSDLVRFLLRSIVIKHQERGELTEAEFEEIAQQLEDLGYLE; from the coding sequence ATGACCGAGTACACCACCGTCTCTATCCCGACCGAGCTCGCCGACCGCGTCGACGAGACGATCGAGGGGACGAGCTTCTCGAGCACGAGCGACCTCGTTCGCTTCCTGCTGCGCAGTATCGTGATCAAACACCAGGAGCGCGGGGAGCTCACTGAAGCGGAGTTCGAGGAGATCGCCCAGCAACTCGAGGATCTGGGGTATCTCGAGTGA
- a CDS encoding glycosyltransferase family 2 protein — protein sequence MISVIIPVFNDPEGIKETLRSLTEQSSHPEYEIIVVDNDSTDSTPDVIREFEEGYPDLVFGHSETDIQSSYAARNTGIQHASGEVLAFIDADVTVGERWVADISEKFRSSSVDYLGCNVEMYVPNGEDSIWARYDVAMGLPVQHYLETKRFAPTCALAVRREVIKQVGQFDETLVSGGDKEFGKRVSDRGFTLDYAPDIVVEHPARTSLVSLMKKADRIGEGQVQLWKRHSLAMHPVSPLRLLPPSPERVKNRTQSSQLPLGIYLISYLLKVIQTLRSVRIYFRHILR from the coding sequence ATGATATCTGTGATAATTCCCGTGTTCAATGACCCGGAAGGGATCAAAGAGACACTACGTTCGTTGACGGAACAATCCAGCCATCCCGAGTACGAGATCATCGTCGTCGACAACGACTCGACGGATTCGACACCAGATGTGATTAGAGAGTTCGAAGAGGGATACCCCGATCTCGTGTTTGGCCACTCCGAAACGGATATCCAGAGTTCGTACGCCGCTCGGAATACCGGAATCCAACATGCGTCTGGGGAGGTTCTTGCGTTCATCGATGCAGATGTCACGGTGGGTGAACGCTGGGTAGCGGATATCTCCGAAAAGTTCCGGAGTTCAAGTGTAGACTACCTCGGTTGCAACGTCGAAATGTATGTTCCCAACGGCGAGGACTCGATCTGGGCACGATACGATGTTGCGATGGGACTTCCGGTGCAACACTATCTGGAGACCAAACGATTCGCTCCCACGTGTGCGCTGGCGGTGCGTCGGGAGGTGATCAAGCAGGTCGGACAATTCGACGAAACGCTGGTTTCTGGTGGTGACAAGGAATTCGGGAAGAGGGTCAGCGATCGTGGCTTTACTCTCGACTACGCACCTGATATAGTCGTAGAGCACCCTGCTCGCACTTCCCTTGTTTCCTTGATGAAGAAGGCTGACCGAATCGGTGAGGGGCAGGTGCAACTCTGGAAGCGACACAGCCTCGCCATGCATCCGGTATCCCCACTTCGCTTACTACCTCCCTCTCCTGAAAGAGTCAAGAACAGGACCCAGAGCAGTCAGCTTCCTCTGGGGATCTATTTGATCTCCTATCTTCTGAAGGTGATCCAGACACTACGCTCGGTAAGGATTTATTTCCGTCACATCTTGAGGTAG
- a CDS encoding sulfatase-like hydrolase/transferase — translation MQTNVREWLAEMGRRFRNNPTRAPLYVVYTWYLVLWYAVTSRRPIGTNVYERDWDVLLILDACRVDTLREVSSEYDFIESVDTMWSVGSQSDEWMANTFTEEYQDEIERTQYLSGNGHTSQLFERDILPPKNNTTPVDFSRWNLVDLSAFDSVDLIWKNYHDDTYNIVLPRVMTNHAIEAGRNDDPDRLMVHYMQPHLPYLGRAIRENRPLTDLEREGYEYLETGDADREEIYELYKETLRTVLDEVEVLLENIDAERVAITSDHGEAFGEGGAYGHPEGFPHPTVKKVPWVETSASDEHTREPDLESERGERVELEQHLRDLGYK, via the coding sequence ATGCAGACGAACGTCCGCGAGTGGCTTGCAGAGATGGGTCGGCGATTCCGCAATAATCCGACCCGGGCCCCGCTTTACGTCGTGTATACGTGGTATCTCGTTCTGTGGTACGCGGTAACCTCGCGGCGACCGATCGGGACGAACGTGTACGAACGAGACTGGGACGTACTCCTGATTCTCGACGCGTGCCGTGTCGATACTCTTCGGGAGGTTTCGTCGGAGTACGATTTCATCGAGAGCGTCGATACGATGTGGTCCGTCGGAAGTCAGTCCGACGAGTGGATGGCAAACACGTTCACAGAGGAGTATCAGGACGAAATAGAGCGAACACAGTACCTGAGCGGGAATGGCCATACCAGCCAGCTATTTGAGCGGGATATTCTCCCACCGAAAAACAATACGACACCGGTAGACTTCTCGCGGTGGAATCTCGTTGATCTGTCGGCGTTCGACAGTGTAGACCTGATCTGGAAGAATTACCACGACGACACGTACAACATCGTCCTTCCTCGCGTAATGACTAACCATGCCATTGAGGCGGGGAGGAACGACGATCCGGATCGGTTGATGGTTCACTACATGCAGCCACATCTTCCCTATCTCGGACGAGCTATTCGTGAGAATCGGCCGCTGACTGATCTCGAACGGGAGGGATACGAGTATCTCGAAACGGGGGACGCGGATCGAGAGGAGATCTACGAACTGTACAAGGAAACGCTCCGAACCGTCCTCGACGAGGTCGAAGTCCTACTGGAGAACATCGACGCTGAACGGGTTGCCATCACGTCCGACCACGGAGAGGCCTTCGGGGAGGGAGGTGCGTACGGGCATCCGGAGGGATTCCCCCATCCGACCGTGAAGAAGGTTCCGTGGGTTGAAACGTCGGCGAGTGATGAACACACGCGCGAACCGGATTTGGAGAGCGAGAGGGGAGAACGCGTCGAACTGGAGCAGCACCTCCGCGATCTCGGTTACAAGTAA
- the aglJ gene encoding S-layer glycoprotein N-glycosyltransferase AglJ: MPDPERVTVLLPTYDEEATIGDCVDGFREQGFDDVLVMDGNSDDDTREIARDHGARVEIQSASGKGQAIREAVREHIDREYVLMADGDGTYQPADAERMLAPLDQGYEHVIGDRFADMEDGAMTRLNQIGNGLTNRLFSFIHGESFEDILSGYRAFSRDSFGRLKLSADGFGIETEMAVECAKQGIPTTVVPITYLERPAGSNTNLHPVRDGGIIFLELFRRAKTNNPLFYFGSVGVVSGLAGTVIAAFVAIEWFVYGVPHQIWALAGAAGIILGVQLLMFGVLSDLILTLHREQLDRIESITADD, from the coding sequence ATGCCCGATCCCGAGCGCGTCACCGTCCTCCTGCCCACCTACGACGAGGAGGCCACCATCGGCGACTGCGTCGACGGGTTCCGCGAACAGGGGTTCGACGACGTGCTCGTGATGGACGGCAACTCCGACGACGACACCCGCGAGATCGCCCGCGACCACGGCGCCCGCGTGGAGATCCAGTCCGCCTCCGGCAAGGGGCAGGCGATCCGCGAGGCCGTCCGGGAGCATATCGACCGCGAGTACGTCCTCATGGCCGACGGCGACGGCACCTACCAGCCGGCGGACGCCGAGCGCATGCTCGCGCCGCTGGACCAGGGGTACGAGCACGTCATCGGCGACCGCTTCGCCGACATGGAGGACGGCGCGATGACCCGCCTCAATCAGATCGGCAACGGGCTCACCAACCGCCTGTTCAGCTTCATCCACGGCGAGAGCTTCGAGGACATCCTCAGCGGCTACCGCGCGTTCAGCCGCGACTCCTTCGGCCGCCTGAAGCTCTCGGCCGACGGGTTCGGGATCGAGACGGAGATGGCCGTCGAGTGCGCCAAGCAGGGGATCCCCACGACGGTCGTCCCGATCACCTATCTCGAGCGTCCCGCGGGGTCGAACACGAACCTCCACCCGGTCCGGGACGGCGGGATCATCTTCCTCGAACTGTTCCGGCGCGCGAAAACGAACAACCCCCTGTTCTACTTCGGGAGCGTCGGCGTCGTCTCCGGGCTCGCCGGCACGGTGATCGCCGCCTTCGTCGCGATCGAGTGGTTCGTCTACGGCGTTCCCCACCAGATCTGGGCGCTCGCCGGTGCAGCGGGGATCATCCTCGGCGTCCAGCTCCTGATGTTCGGCGTGCTCTCGGACCTGATCCTCACCCTCCACCGCGAGCAGCTCGACCGGATCGAGTCCATCACCGCCGACGATTGA
- a CDS encoding oligosaccharide flippase family protein produces MVNFLSRLVMSFSGFVATIVLTNTLGQERYGTYVVVLSVLAWVAIAGDLGVTAAVKKRVSESAEGNYLSAGIVVQSGLYTVVAICLWVSRPYLNGYMEIEATWVLIVLLAVRLAANFVQSVLDAQHLVHVSSILTPVEWTSRSIVQVLLVLSGAGVAGAFAGYVAGAVVGAALGAYFVSTSLSVPSKRDFSRLKSYAQFSWLASIKGRTFLSMDTLVLAVFVSNSVIAVYEIAWNLASLFSIFGSSIQRTLFPEISELSSESGISGEISGLLRVSLAYSGLFIIPGLAGGALVGDIVLQVYGPGFETGYYVLLVLTFARLLYGYQGQFVTTLDAVDRPDLTFRINAVFVGVNLILNILLTWQYGWYGAAAATTISAAIGLVLGYYYASQVLDVVVPLAEIGKQWIAAGAMVAVVYPLRTVVGESLPLVTVLVGIGAGFYFLVLLVLSREFRTTVEDNLPFQVPIFRE; encoded by the coding sequence ATGGTGAACTTCCTGTCGCGGCTGGTGATGTCGTTTTCGGGATTCGTCGCCACTATCGTCCTCACGAACACGCTCGGTCAAGAGCGGTACGGGACGTACGTCGTGGTTCTGTCGGTGCTCGCGTGGGTCGCGATCGCTGGCGACCTCGGAGTTACTGCGGCCGTGAAAAAGCGGGTCAGTGAGTCCGCGGAAGGGAACTACCTCTCGGCCGGCATCGTCGTCCAATCCGGCCTGTACACTGTCGTCGCGATCTGCCTCTGGGTATCTCGCCCGTACCTGAACGGATACATGGAGATCGAAGCGACGTGGGTCTTGATCGTCCTCCTGGCTGTTCGACTCGCGGCGAACTTCGTCCAGTCCGTTCTCGATGCCCAGCACTTGGTACACGTCTCGAGCATCCTCACCCCGGTCGAGTGGACGAGCCGAAGTATCGTCCAGGTTCTGTTGGTGCTCTCAGGTGCGGGGGTGGCAGGCGCGTTCGCCGGATACGTCGCTGGAGCAGTCGTAGGTGCAGCCCTCGGCGCGTACTTCGTATCGACGTCGTTGTCGGTCCCGTCGAAACGCGACTTCTCGCGACTCAAGTCCTACGCACAGTTCTCGTGGCTCGCCTCGATCAAGGGACGGACTTTCCTCTCGATGGACACGCTCGTCCTCGCGGTGTTCGTCTCGAACAGCGTCATCGCCGTCTACGAGATCGCGTGGAACCTCGCCTCGCTGTTCTCCATCTTCGGGTCGTCGATCCAGCGAACGCTGTTCCCCGAAATCAGCGAGCTCTCCTCCGAGTCCGGAATTAGTGGGGAGATATCAGGGCTCCTTCGAGTGAGTTTGGCGTATTCGGGACTGTTCATCATCCCAGGACTCGCCGGGGGCGCGTTGGTCGGCGATATCGTCCTCCAGGTGTACGGTCCGGGGTTCGAAACGGGTTACTACGTCCTCCTGGTTCTGACGTTCGCCCGTCTGCTGTACGGCTATCAGGGGCAGTTCGTCACGACACTCGACGCTGTCGACCGTCCAGATCTCACGTTCCGTATCAACGCTGTCTTCGTCGGAGTGAATCTGATCCTGAACATCCTGCTCACGTGGCAGTACGGCTGGTACGGGGCGGCGGCGGCGACGACGATCTCCGCGGCGATCGGGTTGGTGCTCGGCTACTACTACGCCTCGCAAGTGCTGGACGTCGTCGTTCCGCTGGCGGAGATCGGGAAACAGTGGATCGCGGCCGGTGCGATGGTGGCAGTCGTCTACCCGCTTCGGACGGTGGTGGGGGAGTCACTTCCCCTCGTGACCGTGCTCGTGGGTATCGGTGCAGGGTTCTACTTCCTCGTGTTGCTCGTGCTGTCACGTGAGTTCCGGACCACTGTGGAGGACAATCTGCCGTTTCAGGTGCCGATCTTCCGAGAGTAG